Proteins encoded together in one Meles meles chromosome 7, mMelMel3.1 paternal haplotype, whole genome shotgun sequence window:
- the ZEB1 gene encoding zinc finger E-box-binding homeobox 1 isoform X1: MADGPRCKRRKQANPRRNNVTNYNTVVETNSDSDDEDKLHIVEEESITDAADCEGGVPEDDLPTDQTVLPGSSEREGSAKSCWEDDAGKEGQEILGPEAQTDEAGCAVKDDECDSDAENEQNHDPNVEEFLQQQDTAVIYPEAPEEDQRQGTPEASGHDDNGTPDAFSQLLTCPYCDRGYKRFTSLKEHIKYRHEKNEDNFSCSLCSYTFAYRTQLERHMTSHKSGRDQRHVTQSGGNRKFKCTECGKAFKYKHHLKEHLRIHSGEKPYECPNCKKRFSHSGSYSSHISSKKCISLMPVNGRPRTGLKTPQCSSPSLSASPGSPTRPQIRQKLENKPLQEQLSINQIKTEPVDYEFKPIVVASGINCSAPLQNGVFSGGGPLQATSSPQGVVQAVVLPTVGLVSPISINLSDIQNVLKVAVDGNVIRQVLENNQANLASKEQETISASSIQQGGHSVISAISLPLVDQDGTTKIIINYSLEQPSQLQVVPQNLKKENPVPTNSCKSEKLPEDLTVKSEKDKSFEGGANDSTCLLCDECPGDINALPELKHYDLKQPTQPPPLPAPEAEKPESSVSSGGDGNLSPSQPPLKNLLSLLKAYYALNAQPSAEELSKIADSVNLPLDVVKKWFEKMQAGQISVQSSEPSSPEPSKGNIPAKNDEQPQSTNTNEPPDSTVNLQSPLKMTNSPVLPAGSTINGSRSSPSSPSPLNLSSSRNTQGYLYTAEAAQEEPQVEPLDLSLPKQQGELLERSTITSVYQNSVYSVQEEPLNLSCAKKEPQKDSCVTDSEPVVNVIPPSANPINIAIPTVTAQLPTIVAIADQNSVPCLRALAANKQTILIPQVAYTYSTTVSPAVQEPPLKVIQPNGNQDERQDTSSEGVSNVEDQNDSDSTPPKKKMRKTENGMYACDLCDKIFQKSSSLLRHKYEHTGKRPHECGICKKAFKHKHHLIEHMRLHSGEKPYQCDKCGKRFSHSGSYSQHMNHRYSYCKREAEERDSTEQEEAGPEVLASEHAGARASPSQADSDERESLTREEDEDSEKEEEEEEDKEMEELQEEKECEKPQGEEEEEEEEDEMEEEEGEEAENEGEEAKTEGLMKEEEAVNQACSLEQKVSKKSEQVSEEKTNEA, encoded by the exons TAAAAGATGATGAATGTGACTCAGAtgcagaaaatgaacaaaaccatGATCCTAATGTTGAAGAGTTCCTGCAACAACAAGACACTGCTGTCATTTACCCCGAGGCACCTGAAGAGGACCAGAGGCAGGGCACCCCAGAAGCCAGTGGTCATGATGACAATG GAACACCAGATGCATTCTCCCAGTTACTCACCTGCCCGTATTGTGATAGAGGCTATAAACGCTTTACCTCTCTGAAAGAACACATTAAATATcgccatgaaaagaatgaagataaTTTTAGTTGCTCCCTGTGCAGTTACACCTTTGCGTACAGAACCCAACTTGAACGTCACATGACATCACATAAATCAGGAAGAGATCAA AGACATGTGACACAATCTGGTGGTAATCGTAAATTCAAGTGCACTGAATGTGGAAAAGCTTTCAAATACAAACATCATCTAAAAGAGCACTTAAGAATCCACAgtg gaGAGAAGCCATATGAATGCCCAAACTGCAAGAAACGTTTTTCCCATTCTGGTTCCTATAGCTCACACATAAGCAGTAAGAAGTGTATCAGCTTGATGCCTGTGAATGGGCGACCAAGAACAGGACTCAAGACACCTCAGTGTTCCTCACCATCTCTTTCGGCATCACCGGGCAGTCCCACGCGACCACAGATACGGCAAAAGTTAGAGAATAAGCCCCTTCAAGAGCAACTTTCTATAAACCAAATTAAAACTGAACCTGTGGATTATGAATTCAAACCCATAGTGGTTGCTTCAGGAATCAACTGTTCAGCCCCTTTACAGAATGGGGTTTTTAGTGGTGGTGGCCCATTACAGGCGACCAGTTCTCCTCAGGGTGTGGTGCAAGCTGTTGTTCTGCCAACAGTTGGTTTGGTGTCTCCCATAAGTATCAATTTAAGTGATATTCAGAATGTACTTAAAGTGGCAGTGGATGGTAATGTAATAAGGCAAGTTTTGGAGAATAATCAAGCCAATCTTGCATCCAAAGAACAAGAAACAATCAGTGCTTCATCCATACAGCAAGGTGGCCATTCTGTTATTTCTGCCATCAGTCTTCCTTTGGTTGATCAAGATGGAACAACCAAAATCATCATTAACTACAGTCTTGAGCAGCCTAGCCAACTTCAGGTTGTtcctcagaatttaaaaaaagaaaatccagtccCCACAAACAGCTGCAAAAGTGAAAAGTTACCAGAAGATCTTACTGttaaatcagagaaggacaaaagtTTTGAAGGAGGAGCGAACGATAGCACTTGCCTTCTGTGTGACGAATGTCCAGGAGATATTAATGCACTTCCAGAATTAAAGCACTATGACCTAAAGCAGCCTACTCAGCCtcctccactccctgccccagaAGCTGAGAAGCCCGAGTCCTCTGTTTCATCGGGTGGAGATGGCAATCTGTCTCCCAGTCAGCCACCTTTAAAGAACCTCTTGTCTCTTCTGAAAGCTTATTATGCTTTGAACGCACAACCAAGTGCAGAAGAGCTCTCAAAGATTGCTGACTCAGTAAATCTACCCCTGGATGTAGTAAAAAAGTGGTTTGAAAAGATGCAGGCTGGACAGATTTCAGTGCAGTCTTCTGAACCATCTTCTCCTGAACCCAGCAAAGGAAATATCCCTGCAAAGAATGATGAGCAGCCTCAATCTACAAATACAAATGAGCCCCCGGACAGCACAGTAAATCTACAAAGTCCCCTGAAGATGACTAACTCTCCAGTTTTACCAGCGGGATCCACCATCAATGGTTCCAGAAGTAGTccatcatccccatcacctctAAACCTTTCCTCCTCCAGAAACACACAGGGTTACTTGTACACAGCAGAAGCCGCACAGGAAGAGCCACAAGTAGAACCTCTTGATCTTTCACTACCAAAGCAACAGGGAGAATTATTGGAAAGGTCAACGATCACTAGTGTTTACCAGAACAGTGTTTATTCTGTCCAGGAAGAACCCTTGAACTTGTCTTGCGCAAAAAAGGAGCCACAAAAGGACAGTTGTGTTACAGACTCGGAACCAGTTGTAAATGTAATCCCACCAAGTGCCAACCCCATAAATATTGCTATACCTACAGTCACTGCCCAGTTACCAACGATCGTGGCCATTGCTGACCAGAACAGTGTTCCATGCTTGCGAGCACTAGCTGCCAATAAGCAGACTATTCTGATTCCCCAGGTGGCTTACACGTACTCAACTACGGTCAGCCCTGCGGTCCAGGAACCACCCTTGAAAGTGATCCAGCCAAATGGGAATCAG gatGAAAGGCAAGACACTAGCTCAGAAGGAGTATCAAATGTAGAAGACCAGAATGACTCTGATTCTACACCACCCAAAAAGAAAATGCGGAAGACAGAAAATGGAATGTATGCTTGTGATTTGTGTGATAAGATATTCCAAAAGAGTAGCTCACTACTGAGACATAAATACGAACACACAG GTAAGAGGCCGCACGAGTGTGGAATCTGTAAAAAGGCATTTAAACACAAACATCATTTGATTGAACACATGCGGTTGCATTCTGGAGAAAAGCCCTATCAATGTGACAAATGTGGGAAGCGTTTCTCACACTCTGGGTCTTATTCTCAACACATGAATCATCGCTACTCCTACTGCAAGcgagaggctgaggagcgggataGCACGGAGCAGGAAGAGGCGGGACCGGAAGTCCTGGCCAGCGAGCATGCTGGGGCCCGGGCATCTCCCTCGCAGGCCGACTCTGACGAGAGAGAGAGTCTGACGAGGGAAGAGGATGAAGACagtgaaaaagaggaagaggaggaggaggacaaagagatggaagaactgcaggaagagaaagaatgtgaaaaaccgcaaggggaggaggaagaggaggaggaggaagacgagatggaggaggaggagggggaagaggcagagaatgagggagaagagGCAAAAACTGAAGGTCTGATGAAGGAAGAGGAAGCTGTAAATCAAGCGTGCAGCTTAGAACAAAAAGTGAGCAAGAAGAGTGAGCAGGTgtctgaagaaaaaacaaatgaagcctaa